From the Prochlorococcus marinus str. AS9601 genome, the window ATGATATGCTCTCAGGATCATATTCCCATTCAATTAATCCTAAACCTCTAGGTTTATTTTTAAATGTAATTAATAGAGAATCTCCAGTATCAACAATATAATCCTCTAATTCATTTTTTGGATCTAAATAATCAATATCAATCTCAGTTCTTTTTTTCGCATATTCTGGGATAAGCTCAATAACTTCTGAATCAAGATTGAGGACTTCTATTTCACCTTTTGATTCTAAATAATCTACTACGAGTTCAGTATTAATTTTTAAAGTTGCATCATCACTGTCTGCATTCGCTAGATCAAATATAAAAATAGATATTAAAAAATTAACAATAAAAAGGAAGTTCAAATTACTTCTAAATGAAAGCAATTTTGAAAAATTTTTTTTTGTTTCCTTTTGATAAGTCAAGAACAAGAAATTTAATCTTCTTTCCTTTTATATTACTAGTAAATTACTATTAATATAGTAACAAAACAAATAATATTTCATTTTTATTGCTATAAATCTAGTCTATAAAAATCTTTCAGACAAAAATCTTGGTTTTAAATACTTGAATATTCATAAATTAATGTTCATTTTTAATTTTTATTAGGATTTCAAATCAGAATTTATTTTTAAATTTGATTTTCTATAAGTAAAACCAAGGAGCCTCCTAAGTTACAAATTAAATCTTGAGAAGGATACTCATTACAACCAGTCCAATCTTTTAATCCTAAATATATTGGGCATTCACATTCTCTTTTTCTTGTTATGGCATTTAATTCATTTGCATTCCAAGGAGGATTTGAGTCGTCAAGCAAAATTTCTCTCAATCGTTTTGTATAATCTTTAGTCCATTGCTTGGAAGATTCTATATAAGTTAAAAGCTCATTAAATGCATCTAGATCGGATGAATAAGGCTTTTTAACGCGCTTCTTTTGAAATATTGCTCTCATGAAATTAGTGCAATTCAAGGCGTCCATTTCCGAAAAGGGATTTTTCTTATTTGGAAAATCTTCTTTTTTACTAGAAACTATTTTTCTAAGCGAATTTCTTATAAAAACACTTAAAGCTAAATCCTCAGACAATGCGAGTAATTTTAGTTGCTTTAATAAAGCCTCATCTATGTTGATATTTAACTGATGTCTCTTTGTCAATCCTGATAATGATATCTATTTAATTGTACTTAATTATTCGATTTTTAATAGGCCCACCTAATGATAATTTAACGATGAAAATTGGGATTCAGATAAATTACTAGATTTCTAATTATTTACTAGTTATATTCATCAGTAATTAAAGATGAGTCAATTTTGTATGACAATTAATCTAACAACTGTCTTCACATTTGAAATTGGATCTACTTTTGATGAATGGTTAAAGTTTTTTGATAGCAAGGAATCAAGTGAAAGACTTTCTGAATTTGATATCAAGCCTCTTTATAGAGGTCAAAGCAAGAAAAATCCTCAAAAAGTTATTGTTATCCATCAGGCTCCGGAAGGTAATATGCAAAAGTTCTTTGAAGCCCATGGCTCTTGGATAGCTACTCATGGAGTTAATATCTCAACAATAGAAGTTTCAGATTGGATATAAAAAGCTAACTAAATGCAATGAATTGATAAGATCTCAGGCAATCTGAAAAAATTAAATAAATCTCTCTTAGTTTTTATATATAATCGCCAAAAGAATTGACCCCCTATACCCCTTTGAAAACTATAGCTAGATAATTAAGACTAAATAAAAATGGACAGAACGCAACTAATAAAAGACGCTCATCCTTGGCTCAGCTGCGAAGAAGTAGTGAAGGTTATTCTTTCCATCATCAGGGTTCAATGTGGATAAACAACCTAAAGAGTGACAAGCTTGAGAGGTTGATGGAAGAGTTCACAAAGCTTCTTAAATCAAAAAGTAAGCCCTTGAACCCTTTGTAGAAAATGTTCTAGGCGTTTATTACAACGGTGTAGATAAGCAAGGCAACAGATAGAAGAATCAAGCAGAGAAGAGTCTTTCGAGCGGAGATGGAACATAGCAAGAGCTATCCTTTTAAAGGGCAAATAAACTTGTTGACTCTTACCCTTTTCAGTTGCTATAAATATTAGTACACTTGTACTATATAGCTATGGAGTACTGGCAGGAATGGGGTTATCTAGAGGACGAAATATTAGTAAGAAAACGACGGAAGATTTGTATTACTTGCAATCACTTCAGGTACAGCACGACAAGTTCTTGTGTCACCATCCTTACTTGTCCCTTTCATCAAAAGCTTATTCCTCAAGGTGATCACCTAATTAAGGGCTGCAGATACTGGAGGGAGAACAGCAGAATATTCGCTCCAGAAGCGGCTTAAGCTTTGGGTGCGTTGTTCTATTGAGAGAGAACAAAACCTAGTAATAGCTTTAATTTATAACCCCTATGTGAACAGATAATCAATTCTGTGTGAACAGATAGGTCAAGAATCAAGCTATAACTAGGTTTCTCAATAGCTACAGATTAATGAGGATAAATAAAAAGTATCTCTCAAGCGATCTGTAACTATACACTTTTAGGTTTAATTTATTTACGGTAAATTAGATTAAATAAATCGATGATTTGAACGTTTGCAGAGAAGACTAAATACGCACTCTGTTCACACACTGTTCACACATTGTAACTTTCTCATAATTAACTGATATGACTGAAATAAACTACTGGCTAATGAAAAGTGAGCCTGATGCTTACAGCATAGATAATTTAAAAAATGACGGTGTAACTTTATGGGATGGAATAAGAAATTATCAGGCTCGAAATTTCATGAGAAAAATGAATAAAGGAGATAAAGTTTTTTTCTATCATTCGAATTGTAAACCCCCAGGTATTGTGGGACTTATGGAGGTAATAGATCTAAATATTATTGATCCTACTCAATTTGATCAAGATTCAAAATATTTTGATCAAAAATCGAAACCTGATAATCCTAGATGGGATTGTGTAAAAGTAAAATACATTTCTAAATCAAATAAGATTTTAAGTTTACCTGAATTAAAGATTTTATTTAATGAGGATGATTTATTAGTCGTAAAAAAAGGAAATAGGTTATCTATATTGCCTGTCAGAAATGACATTGCAAAAATACTGCTAGAAAAAATATAAAAATTTTTAATCCTCAAAATTCATTGAAAACATATTACCAATATAGAGTCTTGTTAAATCCCTATTTTGAAATCCTTTTTGCATCAAAAATCCAGCAATAGCAGCTTGTAGTATCCTGTATTGATCCCAGTTAGGATGCTCCTCAACGAATTCTTTCATAGCCTTTTGAAGATTTTCTTGAAGTTCACATTTGAAACTGATTACCTCATCTTTATGATTTAATACTTTTAAATTTTCTTCGTAATTAAACTCTTGCATATTAAAAAATTTTGAAATTTAAACCTACAAGACGTAGTTTTCTCCAAAATCAATAAATCGTCAACAAGCATTATTAAAACACAGTCTCAGGTATAGAATAATGAGAATTCAGTCATAAATAGGGTATTCATCAAAATTAATTTTGTAAAATTTAATCTTACTAAAATATAAAGATTTATTTAAAATCAAAAGTTTTCCACATCCTTTAGATCGTCAGATATTTTTAAAAAAAATACTGTGGAAAAGTTGTGAAAAATTCTTTTTTGGAGGGGGAAATATTTTCTAAAATTTCCAATTTTATTTATCTTTTAATCCATTGATTCCCACATCTTTTTTATTTCATAAAATAAATTTTGTGCTATTGGTATCGGCCAATACATTTCGAAGGATCTAGTTTGGTCTTGGCTTTCAAAAACAAACCTTAAACTCCATTCATTCTTTTTCCCCTCTAACTCAACATACCAAGGAAGTTTTTCTAATTCTAAAGTAATAGATTCTTCATCCATCAGTTGATCCTTGATAACTAATAATTGTTCATTAATTTTTAAGAGTAAAAGGTAAAGTGAATAGAATTCACTTTTTTGTAACTCGATTGACCAATTATCAACACCAATCAAAAAGCAAAATTTGCCTTTTTTATAATCTCTAAGTAATCTCCATCTTTTTTGGTCTTTTACCAAAATTAGCCTGGAAGTAAATCAGGTTGATCTTGTTCATCGCTTAGTTCAATAATTGACCTTTGAACGGGTTTAATATTTGACTCCTCTAATAAGCCATCAAAATCGTCAAAACGTCTTTGTTTAGCTCTGAAAGCAATTTTCACTGTAGTTAAATATCTATTAGTTGATTTTCTTATCAAGCTCTCACCTCTCTTTGCAAGATCATTAGAATCAATTCTTGCATTATTAGATATGTTCATTAAAAAAAATTTTTTACTATAATAATGTATTTTACAATTTATTCGACCGTTTCAAAACATAAATTACAAAAAGAACTTAATTGATTTAAATAATTTCATATGGAAAAAAGTTTATCTGGAACACTTGCTATTGATTTAGGGAACACTAATACTGTTGTAGCTTTTCAAGATCAAAAAGATATAAATTCTGTTTTAGTTGAAATACCGAATATTACATCTTCTCCAGGAGTTATTCCTTCAGCAGTTTGGTTCGAGGAACCTTCAAAAATTACTAAAATTGGTATTAGTGCTCTAGAGATGAGAGACAACTCAAATTCTGATTTATTTTTTCATTCGAACTTTAAAAGATTAATTGGAAATTCTATTGAAAAAAATAACCAAAAAAATATTTTAAACCCTAATGAATGTGGCGAAAAATTTTTTCAAATTTTGTGGGCAAATATTCCTCAAAAGTATGAGATCAAAAGACTTGTTTTAACTGCTCCTATAGATACATACAA encodes:
- a CDS encoding DUF2811 domain-containing protein, whose product is MQEFNYEENLKVLNHKDEVISFKCELQENLQKAMKEFVEEHPNWDQYRILQAAIAGFLMQKGFQNRDLTRLYIGNMFSMNFED
- a CDS encoding DUF1818 family protein, whose translation is MVKDQKRWRLLRDYKKGKFCFLIGVDNWSIELQKSEFYSLYLLLLKINEQLLVIKDQLMDEESITLELEKLPWYVELEGKKNEWSLRFVFESQDQTRSFEMYWPIPIAQNLFYEIKKMWESMD
- a CDS encoding DNA-directed RNA polymerase subunit omega, producing MNISNNARIDSNDLAKRGESLIRKSTNRYLTTVKIAFRAKQRRFDDFDGLLEESNIKPVQRSIIELSDEQDQPDLLPG
- a CDS encoding EVE domain-containing protein, which translates into the protein MTEINYWLMKSEPDAYSIDNLKNDGVTLWDGIRNYQARNFMRKMNKGDKVFFYHSNCKPPGIVGLMEVIDLNIIDPTQFDQDSKYFDQKSKPDNPRWDCVKVKYISKSNKILSLPELKILFNEDDLLVVKKGNRLSILPVRNDIAKILLEKI
- a CDS encoding DUF3764 family protein, which produces MTINLTTVFTFEIGSTFDEWLKFFDSKESSERLSEFDIKPLYRGQSKKNPQKVIVIHQAPEGNMQKFFEAHGSWIATHGVNISTIEVSDWI